In Solanum pennellii chromosome 7, SPENNV200, the following are encoded in one genomic region:
- the LOC107024291 gene encoding lysosomal Pro-X carboxypeptidase — MASFSSYIFLIILFIISVGVSEIKSIYLPGTYQSSLLVKKHDEKTKIPFKTHYFPQILDHFTFLPKSCKVFYQKYLINDQYWHKDGGGPIFVYTGNEGNIDWFAANTGFMIDIASNFNALLIFIEHRFYGDSMPFGNNSYKSAKTLGYLNSQQALADYAVLIRSLKQNLSSDSSPVVVFGGSYGGMLAAWFRLKYPHIAIGAVASSAPILQFEKITPWSSFYDAVSQDFKDASLNCYKVIKGSWAELDALSTHGDGLIKVSKLFRTCKALHSVYSARDWLWEAFVYTAMVNYPTEANFMMPLPAYPVKEMCKIIDGLPKGGSKLSKAFAAASLYYNYTQTEKCFNLEGGTDSHGLHGWDWQACTEMVMPMTCSNESMFPPSSFSYKEFSKDCKKQFGVKPRPHWITTEFGGYRIEQVLKRFGSNMIFSNGMQDPWSRGGVLKNISSSIVALVTQKGAHHVDFRSETKNDPDWLIMQRKQEVAIIEKWLEEYYNDLKQN, encoded by the exons atggcttctttttcttcttacattttcttgattatattgTTCAtaatttctgttggtgtttCAGAAATTAAGTCAATATATCTTCCAGGAACTTATCAATCTTCATTACTAGTAAAGAAACATgatgaaaagacaaaaataccctttaaaactcattattttccaCAAATTCTTGATCATTTCACTTTTCTACCAAAGAGTTGTAaagtattttatcaaaaatatctCATAAATGATCAATATTGGCATAAAGATGGAGGAGGGCCCATCTTTGTATACACTGGCAATGAAGGGAATATTGATTGGTTTGCTGCAAACACTGGATTCATGATTGATATTGCTTCGAACTTTAATGCACTCCTGATCTTCATCGAA CATAGGTTTTATGGAGATTCAATGCCATTTGGAAATAATTCTTACAAATCAGCAAAGACTTTGGGTTACTTGAATTCACAACAAGCATTGGCTGATTATGCTGTCCTCATAAGGAGCTTGAAGCAAAATCTTTCTTCTGATTCATCACCTGTTGTGGTTTTTGGTGGCTCTTACGGTGGAA TGTTGGCTGCTTGGTTTAGACTAAAGTATCCACATATAGCCATTGGTGCAGTGGCATCTTCAGCACCAATATTgcaatttgaaaaaatcacaCCATGGTCAAGCTTCTATGATGCTGTTTCCCAAGATTTCAAG GATGCAAGTTTGAATTGTTATAAAGTGATAAAAGGGAGTTGGGCAGAGTTGGATGCATTATCAACACATGGTGATGGATTGATTAAAGTTAGTAAACTTTTCAGAACTTGCAA GGCTTTACATTCAGTTTATTCAGCTAGAGATTGGCTATGGGAAGCTTTTGTATACACAGCTATGGTTAATTATCCTACTGAGGCTAACTTTATGATGCCATTGCCAGCATATCCAGTTAAAGAG aTGTGCAAGATAATTGATGGATTGCCAAAAGGAGGTTCAAAGCTTAGCAAGGCATTTGCTGCAGCAAGTTTATATTACAATTATACACAAACAGAAAAATGTTTCAATTTAGAAGGTGGTACTGATTCTCATGGTCTTCATGGTTGGGATTGGCAG GCATGTACGGAAATGGTTATGCCAATGACTTGTTCAAATGAAAGTATGTTTCCTCCATCTTCCTTTAGCTACAAGGAATTCTCAAAAGATTGTAAGAAGCAATTTGGAGTAAAACCTAGACCACATTGGATCACTACTGAATTTGGTGGCTAT AGAATTGAGCAAGTTCTCAAGAGATTTGGCAGCAACATGATATTCTCTAATGGAATGCAAGATCCTTGGAGCAGAGGAGG tgtattgaaaaatatatcatcTAGCATTGTGGCTTTGGTAACTCAGAAAG GTGCACACCATGTTGACTTTAGATCAGAGACAAAGAATGACCCAGACTGGTTAATTATGCAAAGGAAGCAAGAAGTGGCTATTATTGAAAAGTGGCTAGAAGAGTACTATAATGATCTCAAACAAAATTag
- the LOC107026525 gene encoding uncharacterized protein LOC107026525 produces the protein MARQSGNCLRCCLVIFAVVSALCVSGPAIYWKFKKLKVKAAQSCMPCKCDCSPPLSLLEVAPGLANLTITDCGKDDPDLKEEMEKQFVDLLSEELKLQEAVDKEHAHHMNITFVEARRLATEYQKEAEKCIATTETCEVGRERAVVLYAKEMKLTNLWERRARQAGWED, from the exons ATGGCAAGGCAATCTGGGAATTGCTTAAGATGTTGTTTAGTAATTTTTGCTGTAGTTTCTGCTCTTTGTGTATCTGGTCCTGCTATTTATTGGAAGTTCAAGAAACTTAAAGTTAAAGCTGCTCAATCTTGTATGCCTTGTAAATGTGACTGTTCTCCTCCTCTTTCTTTGCTTGAAGTTGCTCCTG GCTTGGCGAATCTTACAATCACAG ACTGCGGAAAAGATGATCCAGACCTTAAGGAGGAGATGGAGAAACAGTTCGTTGATTTATTATCGGAAGAGCTGAAACTGCAAGAGGCTGTTGACAAGGAGCACGCCCATCATATGAACATCACCTTTGTGGAGGCGAGGAGGTTAGCTACCGAGTACCAAAAGGAGGCTGAGAAATGCATTGCTACAACGGAAACTTGTGAAGTCGGGAGAGAAAGAGCTGTTGTGTTGTATGCCAAGGAAATGAAGTTGACTAACCTTTGGGAACGCAGAGCGCGCCAAGCTGGTTGGGAAGACtga